In Streptantibioticus cattleyicolor NRRL 8057 = DSM 46488, a genomic segment contains:
- the glmU gene encoding bifunctional UDP-N-acetylglucosamine diphosphorylase/glucosamine-1-phosphate N-acetyltransferase GlmU, with translation MSPIRPAAVVVLAAGEGTRMKSATPKVLHQICGRSLVGHVVAAARELEPEHLVVVVGHGRGQVTAHLAAFDPRVRTAVQLEQAGTGHAVRTALESLADDDVDLTGTVLVTCGDTPLLTAETLRELAAAHERDGNAVTVLTAEVPDPTGYGRIVRAADGSVSAIVEQKDATDEQRRIAEINSGVFAYDAKLLTEALGKITRNNAQGEEYLTDTLEILRLAGHRVGASMAADHREIAGINNRVQLAQARRDLNERLLHAAMLAGTTVVDPATTWVDATVEFAPDTVVHPGTQLHGTTRLESGAEVGPNSTLTDTLVGAGARVTFSVAEGAEIGPEASVGPYAYLRPGTRLGRKAKAGTYVEMKNAQVGEGSKVPHLSYVGDATIGEHTNIGAASVFVNYDGERKHHSTVGSYCRTGADNMFVAPVTVGDGVYTAAGSVITKDVPAGSLAVARGQQRNIEGWVVRKRPGSAAAQAAERAEQGE, from the coding sequence GTGAGCCCCATTCGTCCGGCTGCCGTCGTCGTCCTCGCCGCGGGTGAGGGCACCCGCATGAAGTCGGCCACCCCCAAGGTCCTGCACCAGATCTGCGGTCGTTCCCTCGTCGGACACGTCGTCGCCGCCGCCCGCGAACTGGAGCCGGAACACCTCGTGGTGGTCGTCGGCCACGGCCGCGGCCAGGTCACCGCGCACCTGGCCGCGTTCGACCCGCGGGTGCGTACCGCCGTACAGCTGGAGCAGGCCGGCACCGGGCACGCCGTGCGCACCGCCCTGGAGTCGCTCGCCGACGACGACGTCGACCTCACCGGCACCGTCCTGGTCACCTGTGGCGACACCCCGCTGCTCACCGCGGAGACGCTGCGCGAGCTGGCCGCGGCCCACGAACGCGACGGCAACGCGGTGACCGTGCTCACCGCCGAGGTGCCCGACCCCACCGGTTACGGCCGCATCGTGCGCGCCGCCGACGGCTCGGTCTCCGCGATCGTCGAGCAGAAGGACGCCACCGACGAGCAGCGCCGCATCGCCGAGATCAACTCCGGTGTCTTCGCCTACGACGCCAAGCTGCTCACCGAGGCGCTGGGCAAGATCACCCGCAACAACGCGCAGGGTGAGGAGTACCTCACCGACACCTTGGAGATCCTGCGGCTGGCCGGGCACCGGGTGGGTGCCTCGATGGCCGCCGACCACCGGGAGATCGCCGGGATCAACAACCGGGTGCAGCTGGCGCAGGCGCGCAGGGATCTCAACGAGCGGCTGCTGCACGCGGCGATGCTGGCCGGCACCACGGTGGTGGACCCGGCGACCACCTGGGTCGACGCCACCGTGGAGTTCGCGCCGGACACCGTGGTGCACCCCGGCACCCAGCTGCACGGCACCACGCGGCTGGAGTCCGGTGCCGAGGTGGGCCCCAACTCCACGCTCACCGACACCCTGGTGGGCGCGGGTGCCCGGGTGACGTTCTCGGTGGCCGAGGGTGCCGAGATCGGCCCGGAGGCGAGCGTGGGTCCGTACGCGTATCTGCGTCCGGGGACGCGGCTGGGCCGCAAGGCCAAGGCGGGAACCTATGTGGAGATGAAGAACGCGCAGGTGGGCGAGGGTTCCAAGGTGCCGCACCTGAGCTACGTGGGCGATGCCACCATCGGTGAGCACACCAACATCGGCGCGGCCAGTGTCTTCGTGAACTACGACGGTGAGCGCAAGCACCACAGCACGGTGGGTAGCTACTGCCGTACCGGCGCCGACAACATGTTCGTGGCTCCTGTCACAGTCGGGGACGGCGTCTACACCGCGGCCGGTTCGGTGATCACCAAGGACGTGCCGGCCGGTTCGCTGGCCGTCGCCCGTGGCCAGCAGCGGAATATCGAGGGCTGGGTGGTCCGCAAGCGTCCCGGGAGTGCCGCCGCGCAGGCCGCCGAACGCGCCGAGCAGGGCGAGTAG
- a CDS encoding acyl-CoA desaturase, with the protein MTTQPDVITESREPGARPAREGSELPLATLGGDNKRSIEQITLALFIGVPFAALVAAIPIAWGWGMSWLDLGLMVGMYFLGCHGITVGFHRYFTHGSFKAKRPLRIALAIAGSLAVEGPVVRWVADHRKHHKFSDAEGDPHSPWRYGETVPALLKGLWWAHMGWMFDEEQTPQHKYAPDLIKDPAIRRISRQFVMWTVISLLFPALVGGLATMSWQGALSAFFWGSLVRVALLHHVTWSINSICHAVGKRPFRSRDRSGNVWWLAVLSCGESWHNLHHADPTSARHGVLRGQVDSSARIIRWFEKLGWASDVRWPSRERIAARRKEDVAKAA; encoded by the coding sequence ATGACCACACAGCCGGACGTGATCACCGAGTCCCGGGAGCCCGGGGCCCGTCCAGCGCGGGAGGGCTCCGAGCTGCCGCTCGCCACGCTGGGCGGGGACAACAAGCGCTCCATCGAGCAGATCACCTTGGCGCTGTTCATCGGGGTGCCGTTCGCGGCGCTGGTGGCGGCGATCCCGATCGCCTGGGGCTGGGGGATGTCCTGGCTGGACCTCGGGCTGATGGTGGGGATGTACTTCCTGGGCTGCCACGGGATCACGGTGGGCTTCCACCGGTACTTCACGCACGGCTCGTTCAAGGCCAAGCGGCCGTTGCGGATCGCGCTGGCGATCGCCGGTTCGCTGGCGGTGGAGGGGCCGGTCGTGCGGTGGGTGGCCGACCACCGCAAGCACCACAAGTTCTCCGACGCCGAGGGCGACCCGCATTCGCCGTGGCGGTACGGCGAGACGGTCCCGGCGCTGCTGAAGGGGTTGTGGTGGGCCCACATGGGCTGGATGTTCGACGAGGAGCAGACGCCGCAGCACAAGTACGCGCCGGATCTGATCAAGGACCCGGCGATCCGCCGGATCTCGCGGCAGTTCGTGATGTGGACCGTCATCTCGCTGCTGTTCCCGGCGCTGGTCGGGGGGTTGGCGACGATGAGCTGGCAGGGCGCGTTGTCGGCGTTCTTCTGGGGCTCGCTGGTGCGGGTGGCGCTGCTGCACCACGTGACGTGGTCGATCAACTCGATCTGCCACGCGGTGGGCAAGCGTCCGTTCCGGTCGCGGGACCGGTCGGGGAACGTGTGGTGGCTGGCGGTGCTGTCGTGCGGTGAGTCCTGGCACAACCTGCATCACGCGGATCCGACGTCGGCGCGTCACGGGGTGCTGCGGGGTCAGGTGGATTCGAGTGCGCGGATCATCCGGTGGTTCGAGAAGCTGGGCTGGGCGAGCGATGTGCGCTGGCCGAGCCGGGAGCGGATCGCCGCCCGGCGTAAGGAAGATGTCGCCAAGGCGGCATGA
- a CDS encoding TetR/AcrR family transcriptional regulator — protein MRGVGNDGSADGAGATRTVDGGSGRGSSSSGAAAGRRTRRVRMTGKERREQLLDVGRALFAERGFEGTSVEEIAHHAGVSKPVVYEHFGGKEGLYAVVVDREMRSLLEMVTSALTGGHPRELLEQAAFALLDYIEQSTDGFRILVRDSPVAQSTGTFASLISDIATQVEDILGLEFKQRGFDPKLAPMYAQALVGMVALTGQWWLDVRSPQKADVAAHLVNLAWNGLSGLEPRPRLIGHRKS, from the coding sequence ATGAGGGGCGTGGGGAACGACGGCAGTGCTGATGGCGCGGGTGCGACGAGGACCGTGGACGGGGGTTCCGGGCGCGGTTCGTCGTCGTCCGGCGCTGCGGCGGGCCGTCGTACCCGGCGCGTGCGGATGACGGGCAAGGAGCGGCGGGAGCAGCTGCTGGACGTGGGGCGGGCGCTCTTCGCCGAGCGGGGTTTCGAGGGCACGTCGGTGGAGGAGATCGCGCATCACGCGGGGGTTTCCAAGCCGGTGGTGTATGAGCACTTCGGTGGCAAGGAGGGGTTGTACGCGGTCGTGGTCGACCGGGAGATGCGGTCGTTGCTGGAGATGGTGACGAGTGCGTTGACCGGGGGTCATCCGCGGGAGCTGCTGGAGCAGGCGGCGTTCGCGTTGCTGGATTACATCGAGCAGTCGACGGACGGTTTCCGGATTCTGGTGCGTGATTCGCCGGTGGCGCAGTCGACGGGGACGTTCGCGTCGTTGATCAGTGATATCGCCACGCAGGTCGAGGACATTCTGGGGCTGGAGTTCAAGCAGCGGGGTTTCGATCCGAAGCTGGCGCCGATGTACGCGCAGGCGCTGGTGGGGATGGTGGCGTTGACGGGTCAGTGGTGGTTGGACGTGCGGTCGCCGCAGAAGGCGGATGTGGCGGCGCATCTGGTGAATCTGGCGTGGAACGGGTTGTCAGGGCTTGAGCCGAGGCCGCGGTTGATAGGGCATCGCAAGAGCTGA
- a CDS encoding trans-aconitate 2-methyltransferase, with amino-acid sequence MQQPTWDPQQYLRHATPRTRPFHDLLARVPALPADRPRIADLGCGPGNVTALLADRWPTADITGYDNSPDMLATAARHAGPTPGGGTLTFHHADAATWTPTTTHHLIVSNAALQWVPNHPDLIPGWIDHLAPGGTFALQVPGNFTAPSHGLLAELCESPEWRHRLTGHGRDYVHILDPAGYLELLDGLDCAVDTWETTYVQLLPGDDPVLDWTKGTALRPILTALADDPDAREEFLAQYRDLLRKAYPGGPRGTVFPFRRVFAVATKRH; translated from the coding sequence ATGCAACAGCCGACCTGGGATCCACAGCAATACCTCCGCCACGCCACCCCCCGCACCCGCCCCTTCCACGACCTCCTCGCCCGCGTCCCCGCCCTACCCGCCGACCGCCCCCGCATAGCCGACCTCGGCTGCGGCCCCGGCAACGTCACCGCCCTGCTCGCCGACCGCTGGCCCACCGCCGACATCACCGGCTACGACAACTCCCCCGACATGCTCGCCACCGCCGCCCGCCACGCCGGACCCACCCCCGGCGGCGGCACCCTCACCTTCCACCACGCCGACGCCGCCACCTGGACCCCCACCACCACCCACCACCTCATCGTCTCCAACGCCGCCCTCCAATGGGTCCCCAACCACCCCGACCTCATCCCCGGCTGGATCGACCACCTCGCCCCCGGCGGCACCTTCGCCCTCCAGGTCCCCGGCAACTTCACCGCCCCCAGCCACGGCCTCCTCGCCGAACTGTGCGAAAGCCCCGAATGGCGCCACCGCCTCACCGGCCACGGCCGCGACTACGTCCACATCCTCGACCCCGCCGGCTACCTCGAACTCCTCGACGGACTCGACTGCGCCGTCGACACCTGGGAAACCACCTACGTCCAACTCCTGCCCGGCGACGACCCGGTGCTCGACTGGACCAAGGGCACCGCGCTACGCCCCATCCTCACCGCACTCGCCGACGACCCCGACGCCCGCGAGGAATTCCTCGCCCAATACCGCGACCTCCTCCGCAAGGCATACCCCGGCGGCCCCCGCGGCACCGTATTCCCCTTCCGCCGCGTCTTCGCCGTCGCCACCAAACGCCACTGA
- a CDS encoding MarR family winged helix-turn-helix transcriptional regulator — MEDEVDRLVAAWRRERPDLDVEPLEVLSRVSRLARHLDRARRLAFSEHALEPWEFDVLTSLRRAGLPYQLSPGQLLTQTLVTSGTMTNRIDRLAKKGLVERLPDPSDRRGVLVRLTDEGRDRADQALAGLLAQERAILAGLSAQERAALAALLRRLTAPFDNVPG, encoded by the coding sequence ATGGAGGACGAGGTCGACCGGTTGGTGGCTGCGTGGCGTCGCGAGCGCCCTGACCTCGACGTGGAGCCGCTGGAGGTGCTGAGCCGGGTGAGCCGGCTCGCCCGTCATCTGGACCGGGCGCGGCGGCTGGCCTTCTCCGAGCACGCGCTGGAGCCGTGGGAGTTCGACGTGCTGACCTCGTTGCGCCGGGCGGGGCTGCCGTATCAGCTGTCGCCGGGGCAGTTGCTGACCCAGACGTTGGTGACCTCCGGGACGATGACCAACCGTATCGACCGGTTGGCGAAGAAGGGGCTGGTGGAGCGGTTGCCGGACCCCAGTGACCGGCGTGGGGTGCTGGTGCGGCTGACGGACGAGGGGCGGGACCGGGCGGATCAGGCGCTGGCGGGGCTGCTGGCGCAGGAGCGGGCGATCCTGGCGGGGCTGTCGGCGCAGGAGCGGGCGGCGCTGGCGGCGTTGCTGCGGCGGTTGACGGCGCCGTTCGACAACGTTCCGGGCTGA
- a CDS encoding response regulator transcription factor: MARIRVLVVDDHRIFAESLAAALAAEPDVDVCAAVSATAATRCLERATADGRRYDVLLVDADLGTGPTAPRPPVQLPTARTPDAIPRRPDPVPAPPGTTDDGIALVERVRSEHPGTRSIVLAGRDDAHRAARALQAGAGGWVAKDSSLARLLTVIRGVLRDETHVPPALLTGVLRELTAARRHRTESERLVESLTPREREVLRCMVAGLGRKAVAERLYLSPHTVRTHMQNVLGKLGVHSTLAAVALARRAGVGPADPPTPARTGTPA, from the coding sequence GTGGCCCGGATCCGCGTACTCGTGGTCGACGACCACCGCATCTTCGCCGAATCACTCGCCGCCGCCCTCGCCGCCGAACCCGACGTCGACGTCTGCGCCGCCGTCAGCGCCACCGCCGCCACCCGCTGCCTGGAACGCGCCACCGCCGACGGCCGCCGCTACGACGTCCTCCTCGTCGACGCCGACCTCGGCACCGGCCCCACCGCACCCCGGCCCCCCGTCCAACTCCCCACCGCCCGCACCCCCGACGCCATCCCCCGCCGCCCCGACCCCGTCCCCGCACCCCCCGGCACCACCGACGACGGCATAGCCCTGGTCGAACGGGTCCGCAGCGAACACCCCGGCACCCGCAGCATCGTCCTCGCCGGCCGCGACGACGCCCACCGCGCCGCCCGCGCCCTCCAGGCCGGCGCCGGCGGCTGGGTCGCCAAGGACAGCTCCCTCGCCCGCCTGCTCACCGTCATCCGCGGCGTCCTGCGCGACGAGACCCACGTACCCCCCGCCCTGCTCACCGGCGTCCTACGGGAACTCACCGCCGCCCGCAGACACCGCACCGAAAGCGAACGCCTGGTGGAATCGCTCACCCCCCGCGAACGCGAGGTCCTGCGCTGCATGGTCGCCGGCCTCGGCCGCAAAGCCGTCGCCGAACGCCTCTACCTCTCCCCGCACACCGTCCGCACCCACATGCAGAACGTCCTGGGCAAACTCGGCGTCCACTCCACCCTCGCCGCCGTCGCCCTCGCCCGCCGGGCCGGCGTCGGCCCCGCCGACCCGCCCACCCCCGCCCGCACCGGCACCCCCGCCTGA
- the galK gene encoding galactokinase, producing MTADVFQQLYGFTPEGVWAAPGRVNLIGEHTDYNDGFVLPFALTRTTVAAASRRDDGVLRLHSSAEASGAPVELRLDDLRPGGTHGWTAYPAGIAWALRDAGHRITGADLHYDSTVPIGAGLSSSHALEVVTALALSDLFGLGLERWRLARLCQRAENVFVGAPTGIMDQTASACCTEGHALFLDTRDLSQRHIPLDLAAHGLRLLVIDTQVKHDHSEGGYGDRRRGCEEAAAALGVEALRDIAHDRLDEALARLDDENSRRLVRHVVTENHRVEQVVARLEAGDPRSVGPLLTAGHASLRDDFRVSCPELDLAVATALDTGALGARMTGGGFGGSAIALVEEEAAQKVSDALTAAFRAAGHRPPRIFTATPGPGAHRIS from the coding sequence GTGACAGCGGACGTGTTCCAGCAGCTCTACGGATTCACCCCTGAGGGTGTATGGGCCGCCCCGGGACGGGTGAACCTCATCGGCGAACACACGGACTACAACGACGGGTTCGTCCTCCCCTTCGCCCTCACCCGCACCACCGTGGCCGCCGCGTCCCGCCGCGACGACGGCGTCCTGCGGCTCCACTCCTCCGCCGAGGCGTCCGGCGCCCCCGTCGAACTGCGCCTGGACGACCTGCGCCCCGGCGGCACCCACGGCTGGACCGCCTACCCGGCCGGCATCGCCTGGGCGCTGCGCGACGCCGGCCACCGGATCACCGGCGCCGACCTGCACTACGACAGCACCGTCCCGATCGGCGCCGGCCTGTCCTCCTCGCACGCCCTGGAGGTGGTCACCGCCCTCGCCCTGTCCGACCTGTTCGGGCTCGGGCTGGAACGCTGGCGCCTGGCCCGGCTGTGCCAGCGCGCCGAGAACGTCTTCGTCGGCGCCCCCACCGGCATCATGGACCAGACCGCCTCCGCCTGCTGCACCGAGGGCCACGCCCTCTTCCTCGACACCCGCGACCTGTCCCAGCGGCACATCCCGCTCGACCTCGCCGCCCACGGACTGCGCCTGCTGGTGATCGACACCCAGGTCAAGCACGACCACAGCGAAGGCGGCTACGGCGACCGCCGCCGCGGCTGCGAGGAGGCCGCCGCCGCCCTCGGCGTCGAAGCCCTGCGCGACATCGCCCACGACCGGCTCGACGAGGCCCTGGCCCGGCTCGACGACGAGAACAGCCGCCGCCTCGTCCGCCACGTCGTCACCGAGAACCACCGCGTCGAACAGGTCGTCGCCCGCCTCGAAGCCGGCGACCCGCGCTCCGTCGGACCCCTGCTCACCGCCGGCCACGCCTCGCTCCGCGACGACTTCCGCGTCTCCTGCCCCGAACTCGACCTGGCCGTCGCCACCGCGCTCGACACCGGAGCCCTCGGCGCCCGGATGACCGGCGGCGGATTCGGCGGCTCGGCCATCGCCCTGGTCGAGGAGGAAGCGGCCCAGAAGGTCTCCGACGCGCTCACCGCCGCCTTCCGCGCCGCCGGCCACCGCCCCCCGCGGATCTTCACCGCCACCCCCGGCCCCGGCGCGCACCGGATCTCCTGA
- the galE gene encoding UDP-glucose 4-epimerase GalE yields the protein MSIPGPATVPGPAQPPGTYLVTGGAGYVGGVVAAHLLEAGHRVTVLDDLSTGHRSGVPAGADFVEGRIQDAAEVLERGYDAVLHFAASSQVGESVTDPDKYWRNNVGGTLELLAAMRRTGVRTLVFSSTAATYGEPATVPITEDTPTAPTNPYGATKLAVDHMIAAECAAHGLAAVSLRYFNVAGAYTAQDGTVHGERHDPETHLIPLVLQVAAGRRESIAVFGDDYPTPDGTCVRDYIHVADLAEAHLLALTAARPGRHLVCNLGNGNGFTVRQVVETVREVTGHPVPETTAPRRDGDPAVLVASAERARTLLGWQPSRTDLASIVRDAWEFEQRKCQENAQ from the coding sequence GTGAGCATCCCCGGCCCCGCCACCGTCCCGGGACCCGCCCAGCCGCCCGGCACCTACCTGGTCACCGGGGGCGCCGGCTACGTCGGCGGCGTGGTCGCCGCCCACCTGCTGGAAGCCGGCCACCGGGTCACCGTCCTCGACGACCTGTCCACCGGCCACCGCTCCGGCGTGCCGGCCGGCGCCGACTTCGTCGAAGGGCGGATCCAGGACGCCGCCGAGGTGCTGGAGCGCGGCTACGACGCCGTGCTCCACTTCGCCGCCTCCTCCCAGGTCGGCGAATCCGTCACCGACCCCGACAAGTACTGGCGCAACAACGTCGGCGGCACCCTCGAACTCCTCGCCGCCATGCGCCGCACCGGCGTGCGCACCCTGGTCTTCTCCTCCACCGCCGCCACCTACGGCGAACCGGCCACCGTCCCCATCACCGAGGACACCCCCACCGCCCCCACCAACCCCTACGGCGCCACCAAACTCGCCGTCGACCACATGATCGCCGCCGAATGCGCCGCCCACGGGCTGGCCGCGGTCTCACTGCGCTATTTCAACGTGGCAGGCGCCTACACCGCCCAGGACGGCACCGTCCACGGCGAACGCCACGACCCCGAAACCCATCTGATCCCCCTCGTGCTCCAAGTCGCCGCCGGACGGCGCGAGTCCATCGCCGTCTTCGGCGACGACTACCCCACCCCCGACGGCACCTGCGTACGCGACTACATCCACGTCGCCGACCTCGCCGAAGCCCACCTCCTCGCGCTGACCGCCGCCCGCCCCGGCCGCCACCTGGTGTGCAACCTCGGCAACGGCAACGGCTTCACCGTCCGCCAGGTCGTCGAGACCGTGCGCGAGGTCACCGGCCACCCGGTGCCCGAGACCACCGCCCCGCGACGCGACGGCGACCCGGCCGTGCTCGTCGCCTCCGCGGAACGCGCCCGTACGCTCCTCGGCTGGCAGCCGTCACGCACCGATCTCGCCTCGATCGTGCGCGACGCCTGGGAGTTCGAGCAGCGCAAGTGTCAGGAGAACGCACAGTGA
- the galT gene encoding galactose-1-phosphate uridylyltransferase, with the protein MKKTTTRLADGRELIYYDARDDSVRDAVDQRPLDATTTASEIRHDPLLGEWVAIASHRQGRTYHPPADQCPLCPSGPGRHSEIPAADYDVVVFENRFPSLTGGPGPQAATGPDGIFTSRPGAGRCEVVCFTPDHHASFADLTPGQAALVLDAWTDRTAELAQLPGVAQVFCFENRGAEIGVTLSHSHGQIYAYPFITPRTERMLARLADHHRRTGRNLFDDVLDAERAAAERVVVEGDHWTAFVPHAAHWPYEVHLYPNRRVPDLLALDDAARAEFPHVYLELLRRFDRLFTTPDTPRPAPTPYIAAWHQAPVDHPRRRDFALHLELFTIRRTEGKLKFLAGSESGMSVFINDVPPETAAARLRQVATTGHPGTALARP; encoded by the coding sequence GTGAAGAAGACGACGACCCGGCTCGCCGACGGTCGCGAACTGATCTACTACGACGCCCGCGACGACAGCGTCCGGGACGCGGTGGACCAGCGGCCACTGGACGCCACCACCACCGCCTCCGAGATCCGCCACGACCCGCTGCTCGGCGAATGGGTCGCCATCGCCTCCCACCGGCAGGGCCGCACCTACCACCCACCCGCCGACCAGTGCCCGCTGTGCCCCTCCGGACCCGGCCGCCACTCCGAGATCCCGGCCGCCGACTACGACGTCGTCGTCTTCGAGAACCGCTTCCCCTCACTCACCGGCGGACCCGGCCCCCAGGCCGCCACCGGACCCGACGGGATCTTCACCAGCCGCCCCGGCGCCGGACGCTGCGAGGTCGTCTGCTTCACCCCCGACCACCACGCCTCCTTCGCCGACCTCACCCCCGGCCAGGCCGCCCTCGTCCTCGACGCCTGGACCGACCGCACCGCCGAACTCGCCCAACTCCCCGGCGTCGCCCAGGTCTTCTGCTTCGAGAACCGCGGCGCCGAGATCGGCGTCACCCTCAGCCACTCCCACGGCCAGATCTACGCCTACCCCTTCATCACCCCCCGCACCGAACGCATGCTGGCCCGCCTCGCCGACCACCACCGGCGCACCGGCCGCAACCTCTTCGACGACGTCCTCGACGCCGAACGCGCCGCCGCCGAGCGCGTGGTCGTCGAAGGCGACCACTGGACCGCCTTCGTCCCGCACGCCGCCCACTGGCCCTACGAGGTCCACCTCTACCCCAACCGCCGGGTGCCCGACCTCCTCGCCCTCGACGACGCCGCCCGCGCCGAGTTCCCCCACGTGTACCTCGAACTCCTGCGCCGCTTCGACCGCCTCTTCACCACCCCCGACACCCCCCGGCCGGCCCCCACCCCCTACATCGCCGCCTGGCACCAGGCCCCCGTCGACCACCCGCGGCGCCGCGACTTCGCCCTCCACCTGGAGCTCTTCACCATCCGCCGTACCGAGGGAAAGCTGAAGTTCCTCGCCGGTTCGGAATCCGGCATGAGCGTGTTCATCAACGACGTCCCGCCCGAGACCGCCGCCGCGCGGCTGCGCCAGGTCGCCACCACCGGCCACCCCGGCACCGCGCTGGCCCGGCCGTGA
- a CDS encoding sodium:solute symporter family protein, whose protein sequence is MSYLAAGLRLPTNGLDYAILVIYFVVVLGIGFAAKRSVRTSLDFFLSGRSLPAWVTGLAFVAANLGATEILGMAANGAQYGAYTVHWYWIGAIPAMVFLGLVMMPFYYGSKVRSVPEFLLHRFGPSSHLLSSVIFAVSSVLIAGVNLYAMAIVLQALLGWPQWVAIVVAGAFVLVYITIGGLSSAIYNEVLQFFVILAALIPLTIVGLKRVGGWHGLSHSLTASHGQAFLTAWKGTGIGTANPLGANWLTIVLGLGFVMSFGYWTTNFAEVQRALSAKNLSAAKRTPLIAAFPKLAIPMVVVLPGLIALVMEPTLGKSASGLQYNDAIPVLMRDLLPNGVLGIAVTGLLAAFMAGMAANVSSFNTVFTNDIWAAYVKKGRPDAYYLRTGRVVTAVGVLIGMGTAFVASSFSNIMNYLQTLFSFFNVPLFCVFILGMFWKRATGAAGFWGLLAGTVAAMVNYFWIYKQHIIAIPSDQGANFVSSMVAFGAGAVVMVVVSLFTKAKPAVELAGLVYGTRPVDRATGGELAEEPLAAGDDAWYRKPALLGWGAIVLAVVCYVPFSL, encoded by the coding sequence ATGTCCTACCTGGCCGCAGGGCTTCGGCTGCCCACCAACGGTCTCGACTACGCGATCCTGGTCATCTACTTCGTCGTGGTCCTCGGCATCGGATTCGCCGCGAAACGCAGCGTGCGGACCAGCCTGGACTTCTTCCTCTCCGGCAGATCGCTGCCGGCCTGGGTCACCGGGCTGGCGTTCGTGGCCGCCAACCTCGGTGCCACCGAGATCCTGGGCATGGCCGCCAACGGCGCGCAGTACGGCGCCTACACCGTGCACTGGTACTGGATCGGCGCCATCCCGGCCATGGTCTTCCTGGGCCTGGTGATGATGCCGTTCTACTACGGCTCCAAGGTCCGCTCGGTGCCGGAGTTCCTGCTGCACCGCTTCGGCCCCTCCTCGCACCTGCTCAGCTCGGTGATCTTCGCGGTCTCCTCGGTGCTGATCGCCGGGGTCAACCTGTACGCGATGGCGATCGTGCTCCAGGCGCTGCTGGGTTGGCCGCAGTGGGTGGCCATCGTGGTGGCCGGCGCGTTCGTGCTGGTCTACATCACCATCGGCGGGCTCTCCTCGGCGATCTACAACGAGGTGCTCCAGTTCTTCGTCATCCTCGCCGCGCTGATCCCGCTGACCATCGTCGGCCTCAAGCGGGTCGGCGGCTGGCACGGGCTGAGCCACTCGCTGACCGCCAGCCACGGCCAAGCCTTCCTGACCGCCTGGAAGGGCACCGGGATCGGCACCGCCAACCCGCTGGGCGCCAACTGGCTGACCATCGTGCTCGGTCTGGGCTTCGTGATGAGCTTCGGCTACTGGACGACCAACTTCGCCGAGGTGCAGCGCGCACTGTCGGCCAAGAACCTCTCGGCCGCCAAGCGCACCCCGCTGATCGCCGCCTTCCCCAAGCTGGCCATCCCCATGGTGGTCGTCCTGCCCGGGCTGATCGCCCTGGTCATGGAGCCGACGCTGGGCAAGTCCGCGAGCGGGCTGCAGTACAACGACGCGATCCCGGTGCTCATGCGCGACCTGCTGCCCAACGGCGTGCTGGGGATCGCGGTCACCGGTCTGCTGGCCGCGTTCATGGCGGGCATGGCGGCCAACGTCTCCTCGTTCAACACGGTGTTCACCAACGACATCTGGGCCGCCTACGTCAAGAAGGGCCGCCCGGACGCCTACTACCTCAGGACCGGCCGCGTCGTCACCGCGGTCGGGGTGCTGATCGGCATGGGGACCGCCTTCGTGGCCTCGTCGTTCAGCAACATCATGAACTACCTGCAGACCCTGTTCTCCTTCTTCAACGTGCCGCTGTTCTGCGTGTTCATCCTCGGCATGTTCTGGAAGCGGGCCACCGGGGCGGCCGGGTTCTGGGGGCTGCTGGCCGGCACCGTGGCGGCGATGGTCAACTACTTCTGGATCTACAAGCAGCACATCATCGCCATCCCCAGCGACCAGGGCGCCAACTTCGTCTCCTCGATGGTCGCCTTCGGGGCGGGCGCGGTGGTGATGGTGGTCGTCTCGCTGTTCACCAAGGCCAAGCCGGCGGTCGAGCTGGCCGGACTGGTCTACGGCACCCGGCCGGTGGACCGGGCCACCGGCGGCGAACTCGCCGAGGAACCGCTCGCCGCGGGCGACGACGCCTGGTACCGCAAGCCCGCGCTGCTCGGCTGGGGCGCCATCGTCCTCGCCGTCGTCTGCTACGTGCCCTTCTCCCTCTGA